The nucleotide window TTGCAACAAATGAAAACGCACAGTGTTGCCTGTGTGGGTTGTTTCCAGCAAATGGTGGGCAATCAAAACCTGCAGGTCTGGAAGCAATTGGCGGGTGGCTTCAGGTGTGCACACCTGCTGGATGCTTTGCAGATCAAAAGCGGCTGGAAAAATCGCAAGTTGCACCAGCAGCACCCTTTGCCGTTCCTGCAACAGGTTGAGGCTCCAGTCCACCATGGCCTGCAGGGACTGGTGTCGGGAAGTGGTGCCGTTCAGTCCATGTTCCAGGTGCAGAACCTCCTGCAGGTGCTTTTCCATTTGAGCAAGGGACAGCACCCGGCCCTGCGAGGCCACCAGTTCCAGGGCCAGCGGCAAACCATCCAATTTGCGGCACAAGTTGAGGATGTTGCTGGCCGTCTGGGCATTCCATTCAAAAAAGGCCTGAACCTGCTGCAAGGTGCGGCAGAACAGCTGAATGGCCGGATGGTGGGCCACCTCTTCCAGGGCAGCATCTTGTGCAGGAAGCTGCAGGGGTTTCAAGGGAAATTCCTGCTCCTGGGGGTGGCGCAGGGACACCCGTGAAGTCACCAGCATCCTCAATTGTGGGGCTTCCTGCAGCAGCAAAGAAAGGGGCTTTGCAGCGGGCAGCAGGTGCTCAAAGTTGTCCAGCACCAGCAACGCCAGGCGGTTTCTGAAGTGTTGCACCAGCACTTCCAGTGGGCTGGCCTGACCTCTGGCCGGAAGGTTCAGGTTTTCCTGCAGGTGGGCCAGCAACTGCTCAGGATGCTGCAGCCGGGTGAGGTCCACCCAGTGTGCACCGTCTGGGAACTGGGCTTGCACCTCCTGAAACACAGCACGGGCCAGGCTGGTCTTGCCCACTCCACCCATGCCCGTCAGGGACACCCAGCGGCTTTGACCCGCAAACAGGCTGGCTTTCAGGGCTTGCATTTCGGCTTCCCGACCCAGCAAGCCCCTGGGGGTTTGCTGGGAAGTGGCTGGCGCTGCAATGTCAGACAGCAAAGCTTCTGCATCCAGTTGCAGCCTGTACCCAAAACCCGATTCACTGAGCAGAAAACGGGGCCGGGCCGGTTCAGGCTCTATTTTTTTGCGCAGCCGGTTGATGTAGACCCTCAGGTACTCGTGGTCCTCGCCGTGGGCCTCTCCCCACACCTGCGTGAGCAGGGCACGGTGGGACACGGCTGCACCCTGTCCCTGATCGATCAGGGCCGTCAAAACCATCCATTCGGTGGGCGACAGGGAAACCGTCTGTCCTTCCCGCAACAGTTGCCTGCGGGCAAGGTCAATGCTGAGTGTTACAGGCATCTGGGGGCTGCCGATCTGGTGTTTATGTTTTGTTTATTCGAAAGCCGTGACACCTTTGTTACCATTTTGCTGGAAGTTCACCCGCAATTCCAGAACCCTCTGTTGATCCCTGGCAAAAGGACAGCCTGTTCTTTTGGCCAACATCCATCCACAAGGAGAAAATTCATGTTCAAACCCCAGAAACTGCTGATGCTCTCGGTGGTGTTGACCGCCTGTGCCCACAACATCCCCTCTCAAACCGTACAAACCCAGGCCCTGCCTTACCAGGTGCTGCGCCCCGTACAACTCGATCCGCTGGATGTGCAGGTCAGCAATCCCAGAAGTGGCTTGTTCACCTGGTTTGGCAACCGTTTCATTCTGCCGCCCCTTTCCGGAGTGGGGCCTTCCAGAGACAATTACTTTCGCACGCTCTGGAAGCACCTGGAGGTCCCGGACACCAGCCGTCCCCTGCTGCCCAACAAAAAGTACCCCTGCAAGTACGATTTCAGCTGGCTGGACAGCAAATTTCAGGCCCTGCAGCCCGGAGAGCGTCTGGGCATCCGCCTGCAACCCATGCTGGGCATGAATGAAGCGGCCTACCCCCCCAACATCGACAAAAACCTTGCCAACGACGACTGGCAACTTGATGACCGCTATGGGGTGCCCACCTGCGGCCCTGACGAGCTGGGCCAGTGGTACGAAAACAAGGTGTATGTTCCCAAATGGGGAGATGCCACCTTCCAGAACCGTTTAACCGGGTTCTACAAAGCCCTGGCAGAACGCTACGATGGACACGCTGGCCTGTCCTTTCTGGACATCGGGACTTACGGGTTCTGGGGCGAATGGCACCTGTATGGCCTGCCCGAATCCTACAAGGCCACCGAACCCCAGAAGAAAATCCTGGCCGATGCCATGCTGAGCACCTTCCGCACCACCCCCCTCCTGATGATGGTCAACCAGACCGACACCCTGGAGTATGCTCTGGGCCTCACCCCCACTTCCCGTGTGGGCTGGCGTTCAGATTCGCTGGGCTGGGAAGAATTCAATGTGGCCATCGAGCGCTGCCGTGCCCGAATCACCTGCAAAACCCTCTTTGATGAACGCTATAAATTCGCTCCCACCGTGACTGAATTCTCTCCTTCCGAGGAAAGCGACCCCCGTCACAGCTGGGGCACCAACCCCCAGACCGGAACGTCCGCTTTCCTGCAACGGGCTTTCACCGAGGCGGTCCGCTACCATTCCAGCCTGGTGCCCAACGGCAACCTGTTGCGCAAAACCGCCAGTGAAACCACCGTGATCAAGTGGGAGGTGCTCACGGAACCCGAGCGCCAGCAGGTGAAACAACTGCAGGCGACCCTGGGCTTCAAACCCACCATCGATCAGGTGACCCTCACCCCTCTGGACACAGGCGGATTCAGAATCCAATCCCGCTGGAAAAACCTGGGCACCACCCCTGCACTGGACAGCTGGAAACCCCTGTGGTGCATTCGCAACGCAGCAGGCACTGTGGTGCACTCCCAGTGGATCAACATCAACCTGAAAAACCTCACTCCAGACCGCATCCCTTACATCAACGATGACCTGCCTGCCCTGCCATCTGGAACCTACACCCTGGAAATCAGCATCACCGACAGCCGCACCCTGCCTGCAGACCAGGAACGGTACCGCCTGAAACCCCTGATGCTTTCCTTGCAAGGGCAGCTTCCAGATGGGGCTTACAACCTGGGCCAGTTCACCTTGCCCTGAAGTGCAGCAAACCAGAGGGCAGGCCCATGGTGGGCCTGCCCTGCCTTTTTGCGAAATGTGGATTCAGTTCTGGTTTTCCAGCATGAGGTTGATTTTTTCAGCCTCCACCGGAGGGCTGAACAGGTACCCCTGAGCATATTCACAGCCATGCTGCAACAAGAATTGCCGCTGGTGCTCGGTTTCCACCCCTTCGGCAATCACCTCCAGGTCCAGGGTTTTGCCCAGGCTGAGAATGGCTTCCACCAGTTTGCTGGAATCGTGAAGCTGTTTCTTGCTGGCCCCCATGCCGGTCAGGAAGGAGCGGTCAATTTTCAGGGTGGTGATGGGCAGCTGATGCAGGTAACTCAGCGAAGAATATCCAGTGCCAAAGTCATCAATCTCCACCGAAATGCCCTGTGCCCGCAGGGCATTCAACACCTCAATGGTGTGCTGGAAATCGGCAATCATGGCACTCTCGGTGATTTCCAGCCTGAGCAGGTGGGGGGGCAAACCGTATTCCTGCAGCAGTGCTGGCACCAGCATGGTCAGGTCCTGCTTGTGAAATTGCCTTGCAGAGATGTTGACGCTGACCGGGAGCATGAAGCCCTGCGCCTGCCAGATCTGGGCTTGCTGGCAGGCCATTTTCAGCACCGCCTCTCCCAGGGGGAGAATGGCTCCGGTTTCTTCTGCCAGGGGAATGAAGCGCATGGGGGAAACCCTTCCCAGACCGGGATGCTCCCAGCGCACCAGGGCTTCCACTTCACGGATTTTTCCACTGTGCAAATCCACCCTGGGCTGATACAGCAAAAAGAATTCCTCCCGTTCAATGCCCCTTCGGATGCCGTTCTCGATGATCATGCGTTCATGCAAGAGGGTGTTCATCTGGGATTCAAAGAACTGGTAGTTGTTGCGGCCTTCCTGCTTGCTGCGGTTGAGGGCGGTATCGGCATGCTGAATGAGTTCTTCGGGGGTGCTGCCATCCTGGGGGTACACGCTGATCCCCATGCTGCCCGTGATGAAAAACTCCTGCCCCTCAATCAAAAATGGCTGCCTGAAGCTGTCCAGAATGCGACTGGCCACCAGTGCTGCATCCTGACTGAGCTGCAATTCAGAGAGCAGCAGCACGAATTCATCTCCGCCCTGCCTGCTGATGGTGTCTCCGGGCCGGATGCACCCCTTCAGGCGTTCGGTCACCAGGGTGAGCATCTGGTCTCCGAAAGCGTGCCCGTAGGTGTCATTGATGATCTTGAACTGGTCCAGGTCCAGCAGCACCACCCCAAGGTTCAGGCCACTGCGGGCGGCATGCTGGATGGCCTGGCCCAGGCGGTCCAGCAGGAGTTGCCGGTTGGGCAGTCCGGTCAGGGGGTCATGGTAGGCCAGGTAATGGAGCCGGGCCTGCAGGGTTTTGGTGTGGGTGATGTCCTCGGAGAGCCGCACAAAGTGCTCCACTTCACCCTGACCATCCCGGATGGGGAAAGCAGAGACTTTTTCCCATTGCACTTCTCCTCCGTGTTGCAGGCTTTGCAGTTCGCCCTGCCAGGTTTGTCCGGCTTTCAGGGCCTCCCACATTTCCTGCCAGACGTTCAGGTCCTGTGGATCAGCGGTTTCTGCAGCACCATGCAAATTCAGGTAACGCTGGTTGGCATACTCCAGCTGTCCTGCAGGGTCGGTGACCACCACCATGGAAGGGGAATCTTCCACCACCTGGGACAGCAGGCGCATCTGGGCCTCACGGCGGCGTTCCTCGGTGAGGTCAGAAACCACCACCAGAATTTCATTGAAGGCCTGTTCTTTGGAATGCACCGGAACGCAGGTGATCTGGTAGGTGGCTTTCAGCAAAGCGGAATGCACTTCACGGGTCTGCACACTGATGGTGGTCTTGCAGGCCTCCATCAACTCTATGAGGGCCACAAAAGCCTCTGCAAACGGGTCGGCGTGCAGGCCAGCATTCTCCCAGATGTCCTTGCCAATCAGTTGCTGGGGGTGTTCAGCTCCAACCATTTGCGCTCCGGCACGGTTGACGTACAGCATGCGAAAATCCAGGTCCACAATGGCAAAAATGCCCGGAAAGTGGTCCATGGAGGTGTGCAGCCTGCGCTCAGCTTCCAGTCGGGCCTGGTTGGCCTTGCGGTGCTCGGTGCGGTCCGTGCCCACACACTGGATCTCTGAGGGGCGACCCGTTGCCCCCCTCACCGCAACAAATTCGCATTCCAGATCCCGCAGTTCTCCATGTGGATCGGTCAGGCGCACCGTGATGGGGAAAGGTTGACCGGGCTGCTCCAGGCACTGCTGGGTCAGTTCGATCACTTTCTGCTGCTCTGCAGGCAACAGCAGGTCGTAGATGGTGAAGGTCAGGAAAGTCTGCTCGTTGAAGCCAAAAGCTTTCAGGAACGCCTGATTGACAAAAGTGAACTGTCCCCTCAGGTCGGTGCGCAGCAAAAAGGTGCTCTGGGATTGCACCAGGGAGCGCTGGCGGGCTTCCCGCTGGGCCAGGTCTTCTTCCAGTTGCTTGCGCAGCTGGTTGCCATGCAGGTGGTCAAGCGCAAAAGACAGGTCTCTGGACAGTTCAGACAGCAGGTTGTCAATGTCTGGCTCAAAAAAATCAGGTTCTTCGGCAAAGAAGTTCAGGCAACCCATCACCTGGCCATGCAACCTGAGCGGATAGGCCGCTGCCGAGTGCAATCCTTTGGCCTGCAAGATGGACGCCCAGGGGCGGGTGACTTCGCTGCTGGTGGTGTCTGAAACCACCACTGCACGGTCTTGCAACACCGCACGGGAAGACATGCCCTGATGGTTCGTCTGGTCGCTCAGGTCAATGCGCAGGGTGCCCAGGGGCAACAGGCTGTCTTCACTGCAAACGGCGGTCCGCAGGGTTCGTCCATCCGGGTCCAGTTCGGAGATCCAGGCCAGGCGCAAACCACCCTGGTGAACGGCCACCTGACAGACCTGGCCATACAATTCTTCGCGGCTTCTGGCCCGCACCATCACCTTGTTGATCTCGGAGAGCAGGGTGTACAGGCGGTTGAGTTTCAGCAGTTTCTGTTCGGCATGCTTGATCAGTCCGATGTCCCGGCTGGAAGACAGGATCAGATCCACCTCACCTCTGGCATCCAGCACCGGAACCAGCTGGGTGAGCCAGCGCACCGTGCGGGACCCCAGGTGCAGGATCTCCTCGAACTGCACGGCTTCACAGGTGGCAGCGCAGATGCGGTGGTAGCTCTCCCGGACCTGGGCAGGACCTTCCGGGAAAAAATCCCTGGCGGTGTGGCCCACCACCTGATGCTCTTGAAATCCAGTCTGGGCCAGCCACACCGAATTCACCTGCTGGTAGGTGAACCGTCCGCCCTTTTCCACATGCACCATCGCAATGGAATCTCTGGCGTGCTCAAACAGACCCTGGAACACCCGGGCATGTTCAAACACCTGCTGCTGGGCCTGCTGGCGTTCAATGGCCACAGCAGCAATGGCCGCCAGCCTTTGTCCTGCCGTGTTCAACCACTCTGGGAAGCCATGGTGGCTCTGGCTTTCCACAGACAGCACCCCCAGCAAACCCTGGTTTTGCCCCAGGATGGGAAGGCAGAACACCGATCCGGCTTCCGGGGTGTGGGGCAAATTCAGGGCCACTGCCTGCCCGAAATGGGCGTCCCGGACCTGTCCTGGCATGGCTGCCACCACGGCAGGCTCGAAGGCATGTGTGGCCGCTTCTGCCAGCAGCACCCGTTCAGCAGCAGAGAAACTTGGGCTGGCCGCCAGTTGCATGGTGCCAGAACCCTCCAGCAGCAACACCGAGGCCCGGATGTTGTGGTGCAACCCTTCAAGCTGGTGGCACAACTGGTTCAGGGCTTCGGTCAGTGAGGAATTGTGCACCAGACGGGTGAGGATCTGGTTTTCGGCTTGCTGCAACTGCTGGTGCAGGTACTGCTGGGTGTGGTCCTGAAACACATACACAAAATGGGAAATTTCACCTGCAGCGCTGCGCACCGGGGTGATGGTCCAGCCCGCGTACATCTGGTGCCCGTTTTTTCCGGTCAAAAAAGAACTTCCTGCTGCAGATTCCCCCTTGAGCAGGGTGTCCCGCACCCTCAGGCTGGTTTCCGGGCCAAACTGGGGGTTCAGCAGTTCTTTGAGGCGGTGGTGCAGGGCCTCATTCAGGCGGTAGCCCAGCAGGCGCTCAAAGGCCTGATTGACGTACAACACCTGCGCAACTCCTCCATCCAGGTTGCTGAGCGTGATGGCCACGGCACTTTCGGCCTGTTCCACAGCCACCGACAGCAGTTTCTCTTGCTGCTCGGCTTCAATGCGCGCGGTGATGTCTCTGGCCACCCCTTCAATGGCCACCAGCACCCCATCTTCATGCACCGGGTGGTTGTGCTGCTCGATCCACACCACCCGTCCGTCCCGGTGCATGAACCGCAGCACCAGATGGTGGGCTTCTTCAGGGTGGGAACGCACGTGTTGCAACAGGGGGCGGTCATCGGGATGAATCAATTTGGCGTTGAGGTCCGGGTTCTGGTAGCACTCCTCGGGGGTGTAACCGGTCATGGCCGTGATGCCCTTTGACACGTACTCAAACCCAATGCGAGGTGACAGCCGGAACCGGTAAATGCACTCGGGAATCTGGTCAAAGAACTGCGGAACGCTCTGTCGACTCAGGGGCGTGCGGGCAGCCGCTGCCCCTGCAGCCTGCTGCAAAGCCTGTTGCAAGCACAGCAGGTCAGAAGTCTGAAAAACCGAAAAACCCTGCACCCATTCAGGCAAACTGGGGGTGTTCTGCAACACAAAAACAGCCAGTGCAGGATGCAGGTGCTGCAGGTGCAGATGCCCAGCCTCCAGGGTGCTGGACTCCAGAAACAGCACAGGGTGTTCTGAAAGGTGTGCGCTTTCCAGGATGTGTTGGAGGTTTGCAAGAGAAACATGTTGGATTTGATAAGCACCCAGCATTTGCAGCAGGGCCAGAACGCTGCGCTGAAGATCTGTGTGCTCAAGGGCAAGGAAAGCAACCGGCAGGTTGGGCATCTCAGGATCAGCTCCAGGTTGAATTGGGAATCCTGCGGCCAGAGGTCCGAAGGAGGCGATGAGGCAATGGGACGACCCTTCAATTGTAGCAGACACCACCAAAGAGCGGAAATTCAGCTTCCAGCACAGAGAACAGATCCCTCAGATGTTCAGACCCAGCATGCTGGAATATGCTGAAAGCATGTCCAGCCTTCCACATGTTGTGGCAGAACTGTTTCAGGTCATGGCAGACCGTCAGGTTCCCTTTGCCCTGGTCACCCTCATTCTGGCCCCCCGGCACACCTCCAGACGGCTGGGTGCCCGCTGGCTGGTTGCAGAAGATGGTTTCCTGCTGGGCACCCTGGACCTGGACCTGCACACCCGCCAGGAACTCTGGCAGGAAACCCGCAAAACCCTGCAAACCGCAAAAGCCAGGGTGCACCAGCTGCAGGCAGCAGATCCGCTGGGCCAGGAACCCGAACCTTACACGGTGTTCATTGAGCCCGCAGAACAGCTGCCCGGTGGCTGGGCGCAGGGTTTGCAGCAGCTGCAAAACCGCCAGTCCTGCGTGCTGGTCACCGAACTGGACGACCATCCCCGGCATTTCCTGCTGGCCCCGGATCAACATGCAGACCTGCTGCAACACGGCACCTCCACCGCCCTGATTTCCGGGATGTTTCTGGAGCGCTGGGAGCCACAAATTCAGGTGCATGTGGTGGGAGAGGACCGGGTGATCTCCCACCTCTGGCATCTGGGAGAACTGCTGGAGTACCAGATGTTCAGGCTGGATTTGCAGCAGCATGACCCTGCCCTGCTGGATGCCCGCAGTGCCCTGGTGGTCAGCCATGCAGAACTGGACTGGACCCTGGAGGTGCTCCAGCAGGCCTTGCAGGGACCTGCAGGTCATCTGGCGGTGGTGTGCAATCTGGGCCGCAGCCGCCAGTTGAAAGCAGAATTGCAACGCCTGGGGGCATCCCGACCCGAGCGCATCCATGCTCCTGCAGGTCTGAACCTGGGTCTGCAAACCCCTGCAGGGATTGCCCTCAGCATCATGGCCGAGTTGACCGCCGCGCTGCACCACCAGGATCCCCATTCCCTGAACCTGGAAGGGCTGGACTGGCAGCCGTTCCAGCATTGAACCTGCAGCACAGCTTCCATCCTGAATTGCCAGATCATGTCTTTGCTGAATTCTGGCAAAAAACCGCAAGCGCTGGCAAAAGTTGTTCTGCAGCACCAAACTGTTTCTTGCACCCTGCAGATTTACCAACAAACCTGCAGAATCCTGCAAAAATTTTCTGGTTTTTTGCATATAATGGTTTTTATGAATGACCTCTTGCAGATGTATGCAGGTTTAAAAGCGGTTTTGTTCGACATGGATGGGGTGCTGACCCGCAACTCCACCATCCACGAAGCCGCATGGCGTGACGTGGTTCAGCAGTATTTTCAGGTCAACCTCCTGGAAGGTGACACCCGCATTCATGGGGGCCGTGCCCATGAAATCCTCAGTGTGTTGCTGCAAAGGCCTGTTTCCAGAGCAGAAGCCCTCCCCTTTCACCGCCACAAAGAAGAGCGGTACCGCGAACTGGCCAGAGGCCACCTCGAGCCCACCAGAGGATTGCTGCGTTACCTGGATTTCCTGAAATCCCGCAACATCGCCACAGTGCTGGTGACCAGCGGAGACCGTCCCAACGTGGATCTGGTGCTGGAGGCTTTTGAACTGCAGGACACCTTCCCCATCCAGATCACTGGAGAAACCGTACAGAACGGCAAACCCCACCCAGAACCCTACCTGAAGGCCCTGGAGGTGCTGGGCATCACGGCAGATCAGGCCATCGTGCATGAAGATGCCCCGGCAGGCATCCGGTCCGGCAAAGGCGCAGGGTGTCGGGTGCTGGCCCTGCCCACCACCACCCATGCTGCAGAACTGCTGGAAGCGGGTGCAGATCTGGTCATCGAGGACTTTGAAGTGCTGCTGGAACAGTTGCACCAGACCCAGAACGCCTGAAGTGCACGTTTGAATCCCCTGAATCCTGGCCCTGGCCCTGGCCCTGGCCCTGGCCCTGGCATCCTGTCAGGGTTTTCTGAATTTTCT belongs to Deinococcus roseus and includes:
- a CDS encoding ATP-binding protein, with translation MPVTLSIDLARRQLLREGQTVSLSPTEWMVLTALIDQGQGAAVSHRALLTQVWGEAHGEDHEYLRVYINRLRKKIEPEPARPRFLLSESGFGYRLQLDAEALLSDIAAPATSQQTPRGLLGREAEMQALKASLFAGQSRWVSLTGMGGVGKTSLARAVFQEVQAQFPDGAHWVDLTRLQHPEQLLAHLQENLNLPARGQASPLEVLVQHFRNRLALLVLDNFEHLLPAAKPLSLLLQEAPQLRMLVTSRVSLRHPQEQEFPLKPLQLPAQDAALEEVAHHPAIQLFCRTLQQVQAFFEWNAQTASNILNLCRKLDGLPLALELVASQGRVLSLAQMEKHLQEVLHLEHGLNGTTSRHQSLQAMVDWSLNLLQERQRVLLVQLAIFPAAFDLQSIQQVCTPEATRQLLPDLQVLIAHHLLETTHTGNTVRFHLLQTVKQALQHPFQQSTDHQTVLQRFGAACLQRVSALLPGLLGPQQARVLDQLSEEHPNIQALFSLKWAQEAHSIAILADQLWVFWHLRGLWHTGRTQLEQVLTFEHLSADVQGSLHTKVACLAWFQGENEQAEHHATLALQKSTSAETHSFATAMLGAVRLRQGRVPEAHHLLHQSLGEFQTSTQHWYQANVWFALGLIELHGQHREKARQAFMQGHVLCQQHQYTQGIAISLMHLQQVTLAGGQLAEARRFGQQASNLFDQVKDQHGTAMVLLQLGQVHLLEGQVQQASPLLEDSLVLFQELADRKGKMLSLDALTRAALLEGDTSTALRLISENTRHGQHLQDLVPLVLVLESFMVLAVQGERVQLAEQALGLATRLREHLGLVRSVPDQHWMERVLLTPAFQAEPETLEQLRQSSFHLLWSGVLELGQGLES
- a CDS encoding EAL domain-containing protein, which encodes MPNLPVAFLALEHTDLQRSVLALLQMLGAYQIQHVSLANLQHILESAHLSEHPVLFLESSTLEAGHLHLQHLHPALAVFVLQNTPSLPEWVQGFSVFQTSDLLCLQQALQQAAGAAAARTPLSRQSVPQFFDQIPECIYRFRLSPRIGFEYVSKGITAMTGYTPEECYQNPDLNAKLIHPDDRPLLQHVRSHPEEAHHLVLRFMHRDGRVVWIEQHNHPVHEDGVLVAIEGVARDITARIEAEQQEKLLSVAVEQAESAVAITLSNLDGGVAQVLYVNQAFERLLGYRLNEALHHRLKELLNPQFGPETSLRVRDTLLKGESAAGSSFLTGKNGHQMYAGWTITPVRSAAGEISHFVYVFQDHTQQYLHQQLQQAENQILTRLVHNSSLTEALNQLCHQLEGLHHNIRASVLLLEGSGTMQLAASPSFSAAERVLLAEAATHAFEPAVVAAMPGQVRDAHFGQAVALNLPHTPEAGSVFCLPILGQNQGLLGVLSVESQSHHGFPEWLNTAGQRLAAIAAVAIERQQAQQQVFEHARVFQGLFEHARDSIAMVHVEKGGRFTYQQVNSVWLAQTGFQEHQVVGHTARDFFPEGPAQVRESYHRICAATCEAVQFEEILHLGSRTVRWLTQLVPVLDARGEVDLILSSSRDIGLIKHAEQKLLKLNRLYTLLSEINKVMVRARSREELYGQVCQVAVHQGGLRLAWISELDPDGRTLRTAVCSEDSLLPLGTLRIDLSDQTNHQGMSSRAVLQDRAVVVSDTTSSEVTRPWASILQAKGLHSAAAYPLRLHGQVMGCLNFFAEEPDFFEPDIDNLLSELSRDLSFALDHLHGNQLRKQLEEDLAQREARQRSLVQSQSTFLLRTDLRGQFTFVNQAFLKAFGFNEQTFLTFTIYDLLLPAEQQKVIELTQQCLEQPGQPFPITVRLTDPHGELRDLECEFVAVRGATGRPSEIQCVGTDRTEHRKANQARLEAERRLHTSMDHFPGIFAIVDLDFRMLYVNRAGAQMVGAEHPQQLIGKDIWENAGLHADPFAEAFVALIELMEACKTTISVQTREVHSALLKATYQITCVPVHSKEQAFNEILVVVSDLTEERRREAQMRLLSQVVEDSPSMVVVTDPAGQLEYANQRYLNLHGAAETADPQDLNVWQEMWEALKAGQTWQGELQSLQHGGEVQWEKVSAFPIRDGQGEVEHFVRLSEDITHTKTLQARLHYLAYHDPLTGLPNRQLLLDRLGQAIQHAARSGLNLGVVLLDLDQFKIINDTYGHAFGDQMLTLVTERLKGCIRPGDTISRQGGDEFVLLLSELQLSQDAALVASRILDSFRQPFLIEGQEFFITGSMGISVYPQDGSTPEELIQHADTALNRSKQEGRNNYQFFESQMNTLLHERMIIENGIRRGIEREEFFLLYQPRVDLHSGKIREVEALVRWEHPGLGRVSPMRFIPLAEETGAILPLGEAVLKMACQQAQIWQAQGFMLPVSVNISARQFHKQDLTMLVPALLQEYGLPPHLLRLEITESAMIADFQHTIEVLNALRAQGISVEIDDFGTGYSSLSYLHQLPITTLKIDRSFLTGMGASKKQLHDSSKLVEAILSLGKTLDLEVIAEGVETEHQRQFLLQHGCEYAQGYLFSPPVEAEKINLMLENQN
- a CDS encoding XdhC family protein, with protein sequence MSSLPHVVAELFQVMADRQVPFALVTLILAPRHTSRRLGARWLVAEDGFLLGTLDLDLHTRQELWQETRKTLQTAKARVHQLQAADPLGQEPEPYTVFIEPAEQLPGGWAQGLQQLQNRQSCVLVTELDDHPRHFLLAPDQHADLLQHGTSTALISGMFLERWEPQIQVHVVGEDRVISHLWHLGELLEYQMFRLDLQQHDPALLDARSALVVSHAELDWTLEVLQQALQGPAGHLAVVCNLGRSRQLKAELQRLGASRPERIHAPAGLNLGLQTPAGIALSIMAELTAALHHQDPHSLNLEGLDWQPFQH
- a CDS encoding HAD family hydrolase; translated protein: MNDLLQMYAGLKAVLFDMDGVLTRNSTIHEAAWRDVVQQYFQVNLLEGDTRIHGGRAHEILSVLLQRPVSRAEALPFHRHKEERYRELARGHLEPTRGLLRYLDFLKSRNIATVLVTSGDRPNVDLVLEAFELQDTFPIQITGETVQNGKPHPEPYLKALEVLGITADQAIVHEDAPAGIRSGKGAGCRVLALPTTTHAAELLEAGADLVIEDFEVLLEQLHQTQNA